The following proteins are co-located in the Polystyrenella longa genome:
- a CDS encoding RluA family pseudouridine synthase, translating into MISLPRFEFIVESYLKGVRIDSFLIKHLRNYSPWRMQRMIHAGAVFIDNREALLVDRVNPGQRVNIKLIEPPDKLIAPEEVELSIVHEDPWLLAINKPAPMTVHPVGTIQSETLCNAVQHHLDQQTTYKGLLRPGIVHRLDRMTSGLILLSKEHLSHRELSLQFQRSKVDKTYLAILEGVMKRDEGVIDFPIGTHPECETILMSAGDHARDAKAALTQFRVIDRGPRHTLVRAKPVTGRLHQIRVHFAACGHPVGGDEFYGVDDELKGARLAISSHTNDEGAGENGPISKEFSRFMQPGRHALHCVEMQFRHPITRCPMTLNAKCPIDFQMTWNQLRCDDPR; encoded by the coding sequence ATGATTTCACTCCCCCGTTTTGAATTCATAGTTGAAAGCTATTTGAAGGGAGTGCGCATAGACAGCTTTCTGATTAAGCACCTGCGAAATTATTCGCCTTGGCGAATGCAACGTATGATTCATGCCGGGGCTGTCTTCATCGACAATCGGGAAGCGTTGCTGGTAGATCGAGTCAATCCAGGCCAACGGGTGAATATTAAATTGATTGAACCACCGGACAAACTAATTGCGCCGGAAGAGGTCGAACTTTCTATTGTCCATGAAGATCCCTGGCTGCTGGCCATAAATAAACCCGCACCGATGACGGTCCATCCTGTCGGTACAATTCAGTCCGAAACGTTATGCAATGCCGTTCAGCATCATCTCGATCAGCAAACCACTTATAAGGGGCTTCTGCGACCCGGTATCGTTCATCGCCTCGATCGCATGACCAGTGGATTGATTCTGCTCTCCAAGGAGCATCTTTCTCATCGCGAGTTGTCATTGCAGTTCCAGAGGAGCAAAGTTGACAAAACTTATCTGGCCATTCTGGAAGGTGTTATGAAAAGGGATGAAGGTGTAATCGATTTCCCTATAGGAACGCATCCCGAATGCGAAACGATTTTGATGTCTGCCGGCGACCATGCTCGAGATGCGAAAGCGGCTCTCACTCAGTTTCGAGTAATTGACCGCGGCCCCCGTCACACGCTTGTCCGAGCCAAACCAGTGACAGGCCGTTTGCATCAGATTCGTGTTCATTTTGCCGCCTGCGGCCATCCAGTGGGGGGGGACGAGTTCTATGGAGTGGACGATGAACTGAAGGGAGCACGGCTAGCGATTTCAAGTCATACAAACGATGAAGGTGCAGGCGAGAATGGTCCGATATCAAAAGAGTTCAGCCGTTTTATGCAACCGGGTCGTCATGCATTGCATTGTGTGGAAATGCAATTTCGCCACCCTATCACCCGGTGCCCGATGACATTGAATGCGAAATGTCCTATCGACTTCCAGATGACATGGAATCAACTACGGTGTGATGACCCTCGTTGA
- a CDS encoding TolB family protein: MSLKSIFARTTLLLIALGVNLMSADSICAAEPELSKLKIGYTELRTNLPGGRHANVRTFRAAISQADGSDKLLVAESLVDNQDVWTQFAGWSPDGRQAIILRGWQDPQNATWEEEHKRFRMEKGKWELDTILYDLESGAMLNVSDVERVSHYNGGLFYLPDNAGLGFTPLIDGKSQTYLMDLDGSNKRNVTGEDSGFAYGYSASPQGDLISYHENYQIFLSQPDGSGKMQIETGNSFNFGPSWSPDGEWIMFLSGKHYQSNPYLVRRDGTGLRKLVDLGGYESHILFLDVPDYHQGSSDLPVWSTDGKLVFYTAIVNENVELFQCSLAGEVTQLTNSPSGTLHYHPQPSPDGKWLLYGSMRKGVRQLVVMNVENRTEFEVTHLSKGHAAMWPHWCPYGE; this comes from the coding sequence ATGTCTTTAAAATCGATATTCGCGCGGACGACTTTATTGTTGATCGCTCTCGGGGTTAACTTGATGTCGGCTGATTCTATTTGTGCAGCGGAGCCTGAACTTTCCAAACTCAAGATTGGATATACAGAACTTCGCACGAATCTTCCCGGAGGTCGGCATGCCAATGTGCGAACGTTTCGGGCGGCGATTTCTCAGGCGGATGGTTCAGATAAGCTTCTTGTTGCCGAATCTTTGGTTGATAATCAGGATGTCTGGACACAGTTCGCGGGCTGGTCGCCCGATGGTCGACAGGCGATTATTCTCCGGGGTTGGCAGGATCCACAAAACGCAACGTGGGAAGAAGAACACAAGAGATTCCGAATGGAGAAAGGGAAATGGGAACTGGATACCATCCTCTACGACCTTGAATCAGGAGCAATGTTGAATGTGTCGGATGTGGAACGCGTCAGTCACTATAATGGTGGACTCTTTTATCTTCCGGACAACGCAGGCTTGGGGTTCACGCCGCTTATTGATGGAAAATCGCAAACGTATTTGATGGATTTGGATGGTAGCAATAAACGGAATGTGACGGGTGAGGATAGTGGTTTCGCCTATGGCTACTCCGCCAGCCCCCAAGGGGACCTGATCAGCTACCATGAAAATTATCAGATTTTTCTCTCTCAACCGGATGGTTCGGGAAAGATGCAGATCGAAACGGGAAACTCTTTTAATTTTGGTCCGAGTTGGTCCCCGGATGGGGAATGGATCATGTTTCTGAGTGGCAAACATTATCAAAGCAACCCTTACCTTGTTCGTCGAGACGGGACTGGTCTACGAAAACTGGTCGATCTCGGCGGATACGAAAGCCATATCCTGTTTCTTGATGTTCCTGATTACCATCAGGGGAGCAGTGATCTGCCTGTCTGGTCGACGGATGGCAAGTTGGTCTTCTATACCGCAATAGTGAATGAGAATGTAGAACTCTTCCAATGCTCGCTTGCGGGAGAAGTCACTCAATTGACGAATAGCCCCAGTGGGACATTGCACTACCATCCACAACCCTCTCCCGATGGTAAATGGTTGCTGTATGGTTCAATGCGAAAGGGAGTGCGTCAATTGGTGGTCATGAATGTCGAGAATCGGACCGAGTTTGAGGTCACTCACCTAAGTAAAGGCCATGCCGCGATGTGGCCGCATTGGTGTCCTTATGGAGAATAA
- a CDS encoding chemotaxis protein CheX, translated as MSTITTRLSGEQKLSKPFCDAAYSFFTLMLESKCVVKEVLPIGSHTLEPITASVSISGSYNGMVCISVTEHSAKRVLNRLTGLEPEDLDDFVIDAVGEMANMIGGQGKRELSREELQLGLPKILVDENKLFFESDWDSSQHILLDTDIGICTLTLLFDLPNS; from the coding sequence ATGTCAACGATCACAACCAGGCTTAGCGGGGAACAAAAGCTCTCGAAGCCGTTCTGCGACGCGGCATATTCTTTTTTCACGTTGATGCTGGAGAGCAAATGCGTGGTTAAAGAAGTTTTGCCCATCGGAAGCCACACTCTCGAACCGATCACTGCCAGCGTCAGCATCTCCGGTTCTTACAACGGTATGGTCTGCATTAGCGTGACAGAACACTCGGCGAAAAGAGTACTCAATCGTTTAACCGGCCTGGAACCCGAAGATCTCGATGACTTCGTCATAGATGCTGTAGGCGAAATGGCTAACATGATTGGTGGACAAGGAAAACGAGAACTTAGCAGAGAAGAGCTTCAGCTTGGTTTGCCTAAAATTCTGGTCGATGAAAACAAACTGTTCTTTGAATCCGACTGGGACAGCTCGCAACATATTCTGCTCGATACGGATATAGGCATATGCACACTCACACTGTTGTTTGATCTGCCTAACTCCTGA
- the sthA gene encoding Si-specific NAD(P)(+) transhydrogenase, with protein sequence MKHYDLIVIGSGPAGHKGAIAASKMGKKVALIERQLNRLGGVCLHTGTIPSKTMREAIMHLTGYRQREVYSELYRRKRHIKMDDLRKKIAQVTQHERDLIHDQLERNGIDVHCGDAQFLDEHTVGILTKKGDVDHSITGDKILIACGTKPARPDHMDFDGKSIFDTDQILDLEDIPRSMIVVGGGVIGIEYAIMFAILGVEVTVVDGRERLLDFCDREVIETLLYHARSLEMVMRLGEDVTSMDRQRNGSVVVQLESGKRLIADTALFSAGRVGDVDELDLPAAGLKTDERGRLWCDENFRTWQPHIYGVGDIVGFPALASTSMEQGRRAVCNMFNKKYDHVDQLPYGLYTIPEISMIGKTEHQLTQDKVPYEVGVARYHEIARGHISGDVHGMLKILFHRETKKLLGVHCIGESATELTHIGQAVMAFDGTIEYFRDTVFNYPTMSESYKVAAFDGLNKLQLDLELSESSYKTAEAEQKNLTGDAKLSEDSEVSQEEEAPVSEQQQVVATMEAEK encoded by the coding sequence ATGAAACATTATGATCTCATTGTGATTGGTAGTGGACCGGCAGGCCACAAAGGAGCGATTGCCGCCTCTAAGATGGGCAAAAAAGTCGCTCTCATCGAGCGACAACTCAATCGACTGGGAGGCGTCTGCCTGCACACGGGAACGATTCCCTCCAAAACAATGCGTGAAGCAATCATGCACTTGACTGGCTATCGCCAGCGAGAAGTTTATTCAGAGCTGTATCGTCGCAAACGCCACATCAAAATGGACGACCTCCGTAAGAAAATCGCCCAAGTCACACAGCATGAACGCGATTTGATTCACGACCAGTTGGAACGTAACGGAATCGATGTCCATTGTGGAGACGCTCAATTTCTGGACGAGCACACCGTTGGCATTCTGACCAAAAAAGGCGATGTGGACCATTCAATCACAGGCGACAAGATTCTGATCGCCTGCGGAACCAAACCAGCTCGCCCCGATCATATGGATTTCGATGGAAAATCAATCTTCGACACCGATCAGATTTTGGACCTGGAAGATATTCCCCGGTCGATGATCGTCGTCGGTGGTGGCGTCATAGGAATTGAATATGCCATTATGTTCGCCATTCTGGGCGTTGAAGTGACTGTCGTCGATGGACGCGAAAGACTGCTCGATTTCTGCGATAGGGAAGTGATTGAAACACTTCTTTACCATGCCCGCTCACTCGAAATGGTGATGCGACTGGGGGAAGATGTCACCAGTATGGACCGCCAACGTAATGGATCCGTGGTAGTTCAATTGGAAAGTGGAAAACGACTCATCGCCGATACTGCTTTATTCAGCGCTGGTCGTGTAGGTGATGTCGATGAACTCGATCTTCCCGCCGCCGGACTGAAAACGGATGAACGTGGCCGACTGTGGTGTGACGAGAACTTCCGCACCTGGCAACCCCACATATATGGGGTGGGTGACATCGTCGGCTTCCCGGCACTGGCCAGTACATCCATGGAGCAGGGCCGTCGTGCTGTCTGCAACATGTTTAACAAAAAGTACGACCACGTCGACCAACTCCCTTACGGGCTCTACACGATTCCCGAGATCTCGATGATCGGAAAAACGGAGCACCAACTGACACAGGATAAAGTTCCTTACGAAGTTGGTGTGGCCCGTTACCATGAAATCGCACGGGGACATATCTCGGGTGACGTTCACGGAATGTTGAAGATTCTCTTCCATCGCGAAACCAAGAAACTGCTCGGCGTCCACTGCATCGGTGAATCAGCAACAGAGCTGACACACATCGGCCAGGCTGTCATGGCATTCGACGGAACGATTGAGTATTTCCGCGACACTGTTTTCAATTACCCCACCATGTCGGAATCCTACAAGGTGGCTGCGTTCGACGGTTTGAACAAACTCCAACTCGACCTGGAGTTGTCAGAGAGTTCTTACAAAACTGCCGAAGCAGAACAGAAAAACTTAACTGGCGATGCCAAACTATCTGAGGATAGTGAAGTGAGCCAGGAAGAAGAGGCCCCCGTCAGCGAACAGCAACAGGTGGTTGCCACTATGGAAGCCGAGAAGTAA